From Brassica oleracea var. oleracea cultivar TO1000 chromosome C3, BOL, whole genome shotgun sequence, a single genomic window includes:
- the LOC106332366 gene encoding probable pectinesterase/pectinesterase inhibitor 12, with protein MALSSLSFYFLCFLLFTPSIFSYSSLTSPNPNQISATSFCKNAPYPDACFHSLKLSLSINISPNILSFLLQTLKLALSEAGKLTDLLSGAGISNNLVEGQRGSLQDCKDLHHITSSVLKRSLSKIKEDANDPRKLADARAYLSAALTNKNTCLEGLDSASGPLKPKLVTSFTTTYKHVSNSLSALSKQRKANHLKTNSKTKNRRLLGLFPDWVSEKDRRFLEDSGDEYDEYEPSEILIVAADGTGNFTTINEAISFAPNMSSDRVLIYLREGEYNENIEIPSYKTNIVLIGDGSDVTFVTGNRSVGDGWTTFRSATLAVSGEGFLARDITIMNTAGPEKHQAVALRVNADFVALYRCVIDGYQDTLYTHSFRQFYRECDIYGTIDYIFGNAAVVFQGCNIVSKLPMPGQFTVVTAQSRDSPDEDTGISMQNCSIFATEDLLNSSTRVNSYLGRPWRGYSRTVLMESFIDEFIDGSGWTKWAGGEGLDTLYYGEYNNNGPGSDTSKRVNWSGYHIMGYEDAFNFTTTEFITGDGWLGSTSFPYDNGI; from the exons ATGGCTCTCTCTTCACTCAGTTTCTATTTTCTATGCTTTCTCCTCTTCACTCCTTCTATTTTCTCGTATTCATCTCTGACTTCCCCAAACCCTAATCAAATCTCTGCCACAAGTTTCTGCAAGAACGCACCATATCCAGATGCATGTTTCCACTCTTTAAAACTCTCTCTCTCCATCAACATAAGCCCTAACATTCTGTCTTTCCTCCTTCAAACCCTCAAACTAGCTCTTTCCGAGGCTGGAAAACTCACCGATCTCCTTTCAGGCGCCGGAATCTCGAACAACCTCGTTGAGGGCCAACGTGGCTCTCTTCAAGACTGCAAAGATCTCCACCACATAACTTCTTCCGTATTGAAACGTTCTCTCTCCAAAATCAAAGAAGATGCTAATGATCCACGGAAGCTAGCTGACGCTAGAGCTTACTTGAGCGCTGCTCTCACCAACAAGAACACTTGCTTGGAAGGTCTTGACTCGGCATCTGGTCCACTAAAGCCAAAGCTTGTGACTTCCTTTACGACCACTTATAAACACGTAAGCAACTCTCTTTCGGCTCTTTCAAAACAGCGAAAGGCCAATCATCTTAAAACCAATAGCAAGACCAAGAACCGCCGGTTACTTGGGTTATTTCCCGACTGGGTTTCTGAGAAAGATCGCCGGTTTTTAGAAGATTCCGGTGATGAGTATGACGAGTATGAGCCGAGTGAGATCCTCATTGTGGCTGCTGATGGAACAGGTAATTTTACAACTATTAACGAAGCTATAAGCTTTGCTCCGAATATGAGTAGCGACAGAGTGCTGATATATTTAAGAGAAGGTGAGTATAACGAAAACATTGAGATTCCAAGTTACAAGACTAATATTGTCCTGATCGGTGATGGATCCGATGTTACGTTTGTTACCGGCAACCGCAGCGTCGGAGATGGATGGACCACTTTTCGATCTGCCACTCTTG CGGTTTCTGGCGAAGGATTCTTGGCGAGGGATATAACCATAATGAACACAGCGGGGCCAGAGAAGCATCAAGCGGTTGCTTTACGCGTTAACGCGGATTTTGTGGCCTTATATCGATGTGTCATTGACGGTTACCAGGACACACTTTACACTCACTCATTCCGACAATTCTACCGTGAATGTGATATATATGGAACAATTGATTATATATTTGGCAACGCGGCTGTGGTTTTCCAAGGCTGCAACATAGTCTCAAAGTTGCCAATGCCAGGACAGTTCACTGTAGTTACGGCACAGTCACGAGATAGTCCGGATGAAGACACTGGGATCTCGATGCAGAACTGCTCCATCTTTGCCACGGAAGATTTGTTAAATAGCTCAACTAGAGTGAATAGCTATTTAGGGCGTCCATGGAGAGGATATTCAAGAACCGTTCTAATGGAATCTTTTATTGATGAATTTATTGACGGTTCGGGTTGGACCAAATGGGCCGGTGGTGAAGGACTTGATACTCTGTATTATGGCGAGTACAATAATAACGGGCCAGGTTCTGATACAAGTAAGCGGGTCAACTGGTCGGGTTATCACATTATGGGTTACGAAGATGCGTTTAACTTCACGACAACGGAGTTTATTACCGGCGATGGTTGGTTAGGCAGTACTTCCTTCCCTTATGATAATGGCATATAA
- the LOC106332392 gene encoding probable pectinesterase/pectinesterase inhibitor 13 has protein sequence MAFQDFDKIQERVNANRKRKFRKRIIVGTVSLLVVVAAIIGGAFAYVAFEKQNEQEPKNNHKNDAKDSQKKSQSASPTPKAPVAAAQSVKPGQADKIIETLCSTTLYKVSCENTLKNRTEKGFAVESPTTFLKAAIEAVNEDLDRVLEKVLSLKTENQDDKDAIAQCKLLVEDAKEEIVASLNKVNGTEINNFVKIVPDLDNWLSAVMSYQETCIDGFEEGNLKSEVKKTVNSSQVLTSNSLALIKSFDANISPVEKVATRHLLDQIPSWVTNEDRRMLRAVDVETLNPNATVAKDGSGNFTTINDALKAMPEKYEGRYIIYVKQGVYDESVTVDKKKANLTMVGDGSQKTIVTGNKSHAKKIRTFLTATFVAQGEGFMAQSMGFRNTAGPDEHQAVAIRVQSDRSVFLNCRFEGFQDTLYAYTHRQYYRSCVIVGTVDFIFGDAAAIFQNCNIFIRKGLSGQKNTVSAQGRVDKFQTTGFVIHKCKITANEDLKPVKAEYKSYLGRPWKNYSRTIVMESTIEDVIDPIGWLRWEETDFAIDTLYYAEYKNKGPSGDTASRVTWPGFKVINKEEALNYTVGPFLQGDWINALGSPVKLGLYDA, from the exons ATGGCGTTTCAGGATTTCGACAAGATCCAAGAACGTGTAAACGCTAACAGGAAGCGGAAGTTCAGGAAAAGGATCATTGTTGGAACGGTCTCTTTGCTTGTGGTTGTTGCTGCCATTATAGGAGGTGCTTTTGCTTATGTCGCTTTCGAGAAGCAAAATGAACAAGAACCGAAGAATAACCACAAAAACGACGCTAAGGATAGCCAGAAGAAGAGCCAGAGCGCAAGCCCAACTCCGAAAGCGCCTGTTGCCGCAGCGCAATCAGTGAAACCTGGTCAGGCCGATAAAATCATCGAGACCCTTTGCAGCACAACGCTGTACAAGGTAAGCTGCGAGAATACCCTCAAGAACCGAACAGAGAAGGGTTTCGCTGTAGAAAGTCCGACGACCTTTTTGAAAGCTGCCATTGAAGCTGTCAATGAAGATCTCGACCGAGTATTAGAGAAGGTCTTGAGTCTCAAGACTGAGAACCAGGACGATAAAGATGCCATTGCGCAATGTAAGTTGCTTGTTGAAGACGCAAAGGAGGAAATTGTCGCATCACTGAACAAAGTCAACGGCACAGAAATCAACAACTTCGTGAAAATTGTTCCCGATTTGGACAACTGGCTAAGCGCTGTCATGTCTTATCAGGAGACATGCATCGACGGGTTTGAGGAAGGAAACCTAAAATCTGAAGTAAAGAAGACCGTAAACTCTTCTCAAGTTCTGACCAGCAATTCTCTTGCATTGATCAAATCCTTTGACGCAAATATTTCTCCCGTTGAAAAGGTCGCAACACGACATTTACTTGACCAAATCCCTTCTTGGGTAACCAACGAGGATAGAAGAATGTTAAGGGCTGTTGATGTGGAGACTTTGAATCCTAACGCCACCGTCGCTAAAGATGGCAGTGGAAATTTCACAACCATTAATGACGCTCTCAAAGCAATGCCTGAAAAATATGAGGGAAG GTACATCATCTACGTCAAACAAGGTGTTTATGACGAATCTGTGACTGTTGATAAGAAGAAGGCGAACCTTACCATGGTCGGAGATGGATCACAGAAGACAATTGTTACCGGTAATAAAAGCCACGCAAAGAAAATCCGCACTTTTCTCACAGCAACATTCG TTGCACAGGGGGAAGGGTTCATGGCACAGTCAATGGGATTCCGAAATACTGCAGGGCCTGATGAACATCAAGCTGTCGCAATACGGGTCCAATCTGATAGATCAGTTTTCCTAAACTGCCGATTTGAAGGCTTCCAAGACACATTGTATGCCTACACGCATCGCCAGTACTATAGAAGTTGTGTGATAGTCGGAACAGTCGACTTCATATTCGGAGATGCGGCTGCCATCTTCCAGAATTGTAACATTTTCATTAGAAAGGGTTTATCAGGACAAAAGAACACGGTGTCTGCTCAAGGACGCGTTGACAAATTTCAAACGACCGGTTTTGTGATCCATAAATGTAAAATCACCGCAAATGAAGATCTTAAGCCCGTGAAGGCCGAGTACAAGAGTTATCTCGGTAGACCATGGAAGAACTATTCTCGAACGATTGTAATGGAATCTACCATCGAAGATGTGATCGACCCAATTGGATGGTTGAGATGGGAAGAGACAGATTTTGCAATAGATACGCTGTATTACGCTGAGTACAAAAATAAAGGACCAAGTGGAGATACAGCTTCGAGAGTAACGTGGCCTGGATTTAAGGTCATAAACAAGGAAGAAGCTTTGAATTATACTGTGGGGCCATTCTTACAAGGAGACTGGATTAATGCCTTGGGTTCTCCTGTTAAGCTTGGTCTTTATGATGCGTGA